From Thermotoga sp. Ku-13t, the proteins below share one genomic window:
- a CDS encoding extracellular solute-binding protein has product MKRLLVFCLALVSVLSLSAVYKTTINVLLWDDALTQALKAGLPDFEKQTGIKVNLELVPSGTLLQKTLMSITAQSADYDLVAVDEPNIPMVGPLLLPFDQWPETRVYPRPDMNDIMPLAFAAGQWKGAFLGLPVNANIYVWLTRRDIIEKYKKDEFKAEYGYEMRVPQTLNELLDMSKFLAKKDIYGWAPFTKPTEGATCEAIWMFESFGTKVLQVDETGYKVVLDKDKAIQAINFYKELLKYAPEGALDMGHAERMAAFSSGKVFSMFNWPALIPDLENPEKSLVYGKIEYTEPPAGPAGKAAIRGAWIVAIPKAAKEKQAAAEFAYWWMSIETGKKLIPKGLTPARESLLKDPEFLKDRPWFAGIYRSLQYAVERPRFEHYPEVSSIIRTHWLNAISNRVTPEEAVDRMVKEVNELLKKYGY; this is encoded by the coding sequence GTATTCTGCCTCGCGCTAGTAAGTGTTCTCTCACTCTCGGCAGTGTACAAGACCACGATCAACGTGCTTCTGTGGGACGATGCTCTGACCCAAGCTCTGAAGGCTGGACTTCCCGATTTTGAAAAGCAAACTGGCATCAAAGTGAACCTCGAACTGGTTCCGAGCGGAACGTTGCTTCAAAAAACCCTGATGAGCATCACGGCACAGAGCGCAGATTACGATCTGGTGGCCGTGGATGAACCCAACATCCCGATGGTCGGACCGCTACTGTTGCCGTTCGATCAATGGCCCGAAACAAGGGTCTACCCCAGGCCAGACATGAACGACATCATGCCTTTGGCCTTCGCTGCAGGTCAGTGGAAAGGTGCGTTCCTCGGCCTACCGGTGAATGCGAACATTTACGTCTGGCTGACGAGGAGAGACATCATCGAAAAGTACAAAAAAGATGAGTTCAAAGCAGAGTACGGTTACGAGATGCGTGTTCCTCAGACGCTGAACGAACTGCTTGACATGTCGAAGTTCCTGGCGAAGAAAGACATATACGGCTGGGCACCGTTCACGAAACCGACCGAGGGTGCGACCTGCGAAGCCATTTGGATGTTCGAAAGTTTCGGCACCAAGGTCCTGCAGGTCGACGAGACCGGTTACAAAGTCGTCCTCGACAAAGACAAGGCCATACAGGCGATCAACTTCTACAAAGAGTTGCTCAAGTATGCCCCGGAAGGCGCCCTCGATATGGGACATGCGGAGAGGATGGCTGCCTTCTCCAGCGGAAAGGTCTTTTCCATGTTCAACTGGCCTGCACTCATACCAGATCTCGAAAACCCTGAAAAGTCCCTGGTGTACGGCAAGATAGAATACACAGAGCCACCGGCTGGTCCTGCAGGGAAGGCTGCGATCAGGGGTGCCTGGATCGTCGCAATACCGAAAGCCGCAAAGGAGAAGCAGGCAGCTGCGGAGTTCGCGTACTGGTGGATGTCCATCGAAACGGGAAAGAAGCTCATACCGAAGGGTCTCACACCCGCACGCGAATCCTTGCTCAAGGATCCAGAATTTCTCAAAGACAGACCGTGGTTCGCCGGCATTTACAGATCGTTACAGTACGCGGTGGAAAGGCCCAGATTCGAACACTATCCTGAGGTTTCGAGCATCATAAGGACGCACTGGCTGAACGCCATCTCCAACCGGGTGACTCCCGAGGAAGCCGTGGACAGGATGGTGAAAGAGGTCAATGAGCTTCTCAAGAAGTACGGCTATTAA
- a CDS encoding sugar ABC transporter permease: MFVFPALIVIFAISIYPVIFSLYLSFTDRTLLYLRAPKFVGFSNYSNVVSDKLFWHSLKLQLSFMLFAIPLELFVGFLVALLFLKDFPLCRLLRSLLMLPVFILPVVSGLTWRLMLQPGYGLLGSFFNSISLGPKSWLADTKYAFVTVVLQDIWRMWPFMFMIIYAGLSSLPSEYLEAAQIDGAKFWQQIFHIIFPLLRSVMTMAVLLRMIDALRVFSEVYVMTYGGPANATLLLPLYIHKQAFEFGKVAYASAASVFLLAVSLALSFYLVRASFRGEVS; the protein is encoded by the coding sequence TTGTTTGTTTTTCCGGCCCTAATCGTCATCTTCGCCATCTCGATCTATCCTGTCATCTTCTCGCTGTATCTCTCTTTCACCGACAGGACACTCCTCTATCTGCGCGCACCGAAATTCGTCGGTTTCTCGAACTACTCTAACGTCGTATCGGACAAGCTCTTCTGGCATTCTCTGAAGCTTCAGCTGAGCTTCATGCTGTTCGCGATCCCTCTTGAACTGTTTGTTGGTTTTCTGGTGGCCCTTCTCTTCCTGAAAGATTTTCCGCTGTGCAGATTGCTCAGATCGTTGCTCATGCTTCCTGTCTTCATTCTGCCTGTCGTGTCTGGACTGACCTGGAGATTGATGCTGCAGCCTGGATACGGTCTTCTGGGGAGCTTTTTCAACTCCATTTCTCTCGGTCCGAAATCCTGGCTCGCCGATACGAAATACGCCTTCGTGACCGTCGTGCTGCAGGATATCTGGCGCATGTGGCCGTTCATGTTCATGATCATCTACGCCGGTTTGTCTTCACTTCCGAGCGAATATCTGGAAGCAGCACAGATCGACGGTGCGAAGTTCTGGCAGCAAATCTTTCACATCATCTTTCCGCTCTTGAGATCGGTGATGACGATGGCGGTGCTCTTGAGGATGATCGACGCTCTGAGGGTCTTCTCTGAAGTGTATGTGATGACCTACGGGGGACCTGCGAACGCGACGCTTTTGCTTCCTCTGTACATCCACAAGCAGGCCTTCGAATTCGGAAAGGTGGCCTACGCCTCGGCCGCTTCGGTCTTCCTCCTGGCAGTTTCTCTCGCACTCTCGTTCTACCTGGTCAGAGCGAGTTTCAGGGGTGAAGTGTCGTGA
- a CDS encoding carbohydrate ABC transporter permease: MKKAKSLRLILCLILVAIELVPIGVVITNSFKRDIDIWARGPFYFKPTPKSYSAVLENSDFRLALKNSLIVATSSMAVSVFFGSMASFGLVRFRFRINTFLIFLILMLRMIPQITLALPFYILFRNLGLKDTVMGLAVAHTSFNLPYVIALLLPFFASIPKEYEEAARVDGCKPFSIYWRIFFPLAAPGIVVAAVFAFLMSWNEFLYALVLSGPRSKTAPIVVNAFLGQYAPLWGQLSAGATIMLIPVFAITLGFQKYIIKGLSSGGLKG; encoded by the coding sequence GTGAAAAAAGCAAAGTCCCTGAGGCTGATTCTGTGCCTGATCCTGGTGGCCATCGAACTGGTGCCGATAGGAGTCGTGATAACGAACAGCTTCAAAAGGGACATAGACATCTGGGCCAGGGGACCTTTTTACTTCAAACCGACACCGAAAAGCTACAGCGCAGTGCTTGAGAATTCAGACTTTCGTCTCGCGCTGAAGAACTCGCTGATCGTCGCGACCAGTTCCATGGCTGTGTCGGTGTTCTTCGGTTCGATGGCCTCCTTTGGACTGGTAAGGTTCCGTTTCAGAATAAACACGTTCTTGATATTTCTGATCCTGATGCTGAGAATGATTCCTCAGATCACCCTTGCCCTTCCTTTCTACATCCTTTTCAGAAACCTTGGGCTGAAAGACACGGTGATGGGACTTGCAGTGGCACACACAAGCTTCAATCTACCCTACGTGATAGCGCTCCTTTTGCCTTTCTTCGCGAGCATACCGAAAGAGTACGAAGAAGCCGCAAGGGTGGACGGTTGCAAACCTTTTTCGATCTACTGGAGGATATTCTTCCCGCTCGCAGCACCCGGCATCGTGGTGGCAGCAGTTTTCGCGTTTCTGATGTCCTGGAACGAGTTCCTCTACGCTCTGGTTTTGAGCGGGCCAAGATCAAAAACCGCCCCTATCGTTGTGAACGCCTTTCTGGGCCAATACGCACCATTGTGGGGACAGCTTTCCGCAGGTGCGACGATCATGCTCATTCCTGTGTTCGCCATCACGCTGGGATTTCAGAAATACATCATAAAAGGTCTATCGAGCGGAGGGCTGAAAGGTTGA
- a CDS encoding transaldolase family protein: MKLFLDSAKLEEIKYAIEKWHIDGITTNPRHLFAANMTVERFAEEIKRIVEGTDISVSLEVNPHLKTADEIVEEARRLAYLSPNFVIKVPATEVGFEALARLAKQGVKVNMTLIFTPFQALQAARLGAHYISVFVGWKEERGDFDAELVSKIVKIIKNYNFSSKILVAAIRSAKHIVDAALAGADIITASWEVYKRCFENPYTQMGLDIFCNAWNELYRKGGS, from the coding sequence ATGAAACTGTTCCTGGACAGTGCGAAGCTGGAAGAGATAAAGTACGCCATCGAAAAATGGCACATCGATGGGATCACCACGAATCCGAGACATCTGTTCGCGGCGAACATGACTGTGGAACGGTTTGCAGAGGAAATCAAGAGGATCGTTGAAGGTACCGATATAAGCGTCAGCCTTGAGGTGAACCCCCACCTCAAAACCGCCGACGAGATAGTCGAAGAAGCCAGACGCCTGGCATATCTCAGTCCAAACTTCGTCATCAAGGTGCCGGCCACCGAAGTCGGCTTCGAGGCGCTCGCGCGTTTGGCGAAACAGGGTGTGAAGGTGAACATGACGCTGATCTTCACTCCGTTCCAGGCACTTCAGGCGGCGAGACTCGGAGCCCATTACATAAGCGTTTTTGTGGGCTGGAAAGAGGAGAGGGGCGATTTCGACGCTGAGCTGGTGTCGAAGATCGTGAAGATAATCAAAAACTACAACTTTTCATCCAAAATCCTGGTCGCTGCGATCAGATCTGCGAAGCACATCGTTGACGCCGCCCTCGCCGGTGCGGACATCATCACGGCATCCTGGGAAGTCTACAAGAGATGTTTCGAAAATCCATACACGCAGATGGGTCTGGACATCTTCTGTAATGCCTGGAACGAACTTTACAGGAAGGGAGGGTCCTGA
- a CDS encoding UxaA family hydrolase: protein MVDFLVHRDGDHVGVAVRDIKKNEHVSGKTVDGQFSYELDAVQDIPLGHKIALRDIQKGEKIVEYGEIIGVATDNIAKGAHVHVHNIRSLRWG, encoded by the coding sequence ATGGTGGATTTCCTGGTACACAGAGACGGCGATCATGTGGGTGTGGCGGTCAGAGACATCAAGAAGAATGAACACGTTTCCGGAAAGACCGTCGATGGGCAGTTCAGTTACGAGCTCGACGCGGTTCAGGACATACCCCTGGGCCACAAGATTGCGCTGAGAGACATCCAGAAGGGTGAGAAAATCGTCGAGTACGGCGAGATCATCGGCGTGGCGACTGACAACATCGCTAAGGGCGCGCACGTTCACGTACACAACATTCGAAGTTTGAGATGGGGGTGA
- a CDS encoding UxaA family hydrolase: MKREILAYRRPDGSVGVRNYVLILPIDDISNAVAEAVEKIVNGTLAIPHPYGRLQFGKDLELFFKTLIGTGLNPNVAAVVVIGVEPKWTCKVAEEIAKSGKWVEAFWVEGFGQLRTIERAARTAVKFVEDATNLKRETVDLSDLIVSLKCGESDTTSGLGANRVVGRFTERFLEMSGTVLFGETTELTGAEHILIQRIKSEQERQKFIRMFDEYQQLVKSQGVDLLGSQPTQGNIAGGLSTIEEKALGNLQKIGNTMVDGVLEPAERPPAKGLYFMNTSSAAAEAVTLFAAAGAAIHLFPTGQGNPIGNPIVPVIKITANPKTAQCMFEHIDVDVSDLLRLKISLDEATERLFSRVVETACGRFVKAEILNHREFVPTKLYPSA; encoded by the coding sequence ATGAAGAGAGAGATACTGGCCTACAGACGGCCCGACGGATCAGTTGGTGTGAGAAACTACGTTCTGATACTTCCCATAGATGACATATCAAACGCGGTGGCCGAGGCGGTTGAAAAGATTGTGAACGGCACTCTCGCGATCCCACATCCTTACGGTAGATTGCAGTTCGGAAAAGATCTGGAACTGTTCTTCAAAACTCTGATCGGGACGGGCTTGAATCCGAACGTGGCAGCCGTGGTCGTGATAGGGGTAGAACCGAAATGGACTTGCAAGGTGGCGGAGGAAATCGCGAAGAGCGGAAAATGGGTTGAAGCCTTTTGGGTGGAAGGTTTTGGACAGCTCAGAACGATCGAAAGAGCCGCGCGCACGGCGGTGAAGTTCGTGGAAGATGCAACGAACCTGAAGAGGGAAACGGTGGATCTGTCAGATTTGATCGTGAGTTTGAAGTGTGGAGAGTCCGACACGACGTCCGGTCTGGGTGCCAACAGGGTTGTGGGCAGGTTCACGGAAAGGTTTCTGGAGATGAGTGGCACGGTGCTGTTCGGTGAAACGACGGAACTTACCGGTGCAGAGCACATCTTGATCCAGAGGATAAAGTCCGAACAGGAGAGACAGAAATTCATCCGGATGTTCGACGAGTACCAGCAGCTTGTGAAATCTCAGGGCGTGGACCTGCTCGGTTCACAGCCGACGCAGGGAAACATAGCTGGAGGGTTGAGCACGATAGAAGAAAAAGCTCTCGGTAACTTGCAGAAGATAGGGAACACGATGGTGGACGGCGTGCTCGAGCCGGCAGAAAGACCACCAGCGAAAGGCCTCTACTTCATGAACACTTCCTCAGCTGCAGCCGAGGCGGTGACGCTCTTCGCAGCCGCAGGGGCCGCGATCCATCTGTTCCCGACCGGCCAGGGCAACCCCATAGGCAATCCGATCGTGCCCGTCATAAAGATCACCGCCAATCCGAAGACAGCGCAGTGCATGTTCGAACACATCGATGTGGACGTCTCCGATCTGCTTCGGCTTAAGATCTCCCTGGACGAAGCTACGGAAAGATTGTTCAGCAGGGTCGTTGAAACCGCGTGTGGCAGATTCGTGAAGGCTGAAATCCTGAACCACAGAGAGTTCGTGCCGACCAAGCTCTATCCAAGCGCGTAG
- a CDS encoding aldehyde dehydrogenase family protein, whose translation MKMLVAGKWIDRDRKIEVLFPYDGSVVDTVPVTEEEDVERALESAVEGAQLMRNLSAYERSTILKRTADLIRQNEAKFTDTIVMEVGKTVKEARAEVVRTAELFELCSEEAKRIHGETIPFDSLKGSEHKTGYFVREPAGVVVAITPFNVPLALCAHKISPAIAAGNAVIVKPASKTPLSTLLLGETLLEAGLPPQALSVLTGPGGGVGMKLVRDRRVRVVSFTGSVGVGEEIAKNAGLKKILMELGSNSPVIVTKSADLQKAVKAVVSGGYSIAGQVCISVQRVYVQREVFSEFVELLLEAVKELKVGDPRLKTTDMGPVIDEQNAQRIAEWFDEAIQAGAKLATGGRRNYTLVEPTVLLEVPKKTKIMNEELFGPGVAVNSFETLQEAIDEANSTRYGLQASIFTSDLLEAFEAIKKLQFGGVLINEGTRYRADFMPYGGYKDSGIGREGVRFAIEELTEIKTVVFETRR comes from the coding sequence ATGAAGATGCTTGTGGCAGGAAAGTGGATCGACAGGGACAGAAAGATAGAGGTCCTTTTTCCCTACGACGGTAGTGTGGTCGATACGGTACCCGTGACCGAAGAGGAAGACGTCGAGCGAGCCCTGGAAAGTGCCGTAGAAGGTGCACAGTTGATGCGCAATCTCTCCGCCTATGAAAGGTCCACGATTCTGAAGCGCACGGCAGATTTGATCCGTCAGAACGAGGCAAAGTTCACTGACACGATCGTTATGGAGGTTGGAAAGACAGTTAAGGAAGCACGAGCCGAAGTGGTGAGGACGGCCGAACTGTTCGAACTGTGCAGTGAAGAGGCGAAGAGGATACACGGAGAAACCATCCCCTTCGACTCGCTAAAGGGTTCAGAACACAAAACTGGTTACTTCGTGAGAGAACCGGCCGGCGTCGTCGTGGCGATAACACCGTTCAACGTACCGCTGGCACTGTGTGCTCACAAGATCAGTCCGGCCATCGCTGCAGGCAACGCCGTGATCGTCAAGCCGGCTTCCAAAACCCCTTTGAGCACACTCCTTTTGGGTGAGACGTTGCTCGAAGCTGGGCTACCGCCGCAGGCGCTGAGTGTTCTCACCGGACCGGGTGGTGGAGTGGGAATGAAACTGGTCAGAGACAGAAGGGTCCGTGTTGTGAGCTTCACGGGGAGCGTCGGCGTTGGAGAGGAAATAGCGAAGAACGCTGGACTGAAGAAGATCCTGATGGAACTTGGTTCTAACTCTCCCGTCATAGTCACGAAGAGTGCAGACCTTCAGAAGGCCGTTAAGGCCGTGGTTTCCGGAGGTTACTCCATCGCAGGTCAGGTGTGCATATCCGTCCAAAGGGTTTACGTTCAGAGGGAAGTCTTTTCAGAGTTCGTAGAGCTCCTGTTGGAGGCTGTGAAAGAATTGAAGGTCGGTGATCCGAGGCTCAAGACGACGGATATGGGACCTGTGATAGACGAACAGAACGCACAGAGGATCGCAGAGTGGTTCGACGAAGCGATCCAAGCCGGCGCGAAACTCGCAACGGGTGGCCGAAGAAACTACACGCTCGTCGAGCCAACGGTCCTGCTCGAAGTTCCGAAAAAAACAAAGATCATGAACGAGGAGCTCTTTGGACCTGGCGTCGCCGTGAACAGCTTCGAAACGTTGCAGGAGGCCATAGACGAAGCGAACTCGACCCGTTACGGTCTTCAGGCTTCGATATTCACCTCCGATCTGCTCGAAGCGTTCGAGGCTATCAAAAAGTTGCAGTTCGGAGGTGTACTGATCAACGAGGGCACCAGGTACAGGGCGGACTTCATGCCCTATGGCGGTTACAAAGACAGCGGCATAGGAAGAGAGGGCGTGAGGTTCGCAATAGAAGAGCTCACAGAAATAAAAACGGTCGTGTTCGAAACCAGGAGGTGA
- a CDS encoding alpha-glucosidase — MNIETSSAGFRAKYKDLMLEHTFERPLIHYGRGIATYHMSHGNFRIEDELFCKYPAKRFSVNENVVLFDETIKMSLTEKDGKLHVRFEPLRNDFNRLWFRLPASENEFVYGCGEQYSHFNLRGRKLPIWVSEQGVGRNKKDLITLFVDWAYDAGGDWYTTYYPQPVFVSSKGYFCIVNGSSYMEFDFRKPDVFEVCVWQMPIEIILYRSDDWSGLFGKLSELLGTQPVLPEWVLDGAILGIQGGTKTMLEKIEKMSKNGLKIAGVWIQDWEGKRVTSFGKQLMWNWVYSEELYPNLSKTIEDLHSQRIRVLGYINPFLALEGSLYREASEKNYLVKRSNGQEYHIVVTTFPAAIVDVTKPEAFEWLKGIIKSNMIGIGLSGWMADYGEYLPTDAVLSSGEPAETFHNRFPVEWARLNYEAVKESERSDLVFFMRSGYLNSSRFTPLYWHGDQLVNWSVDDGIASVIPAKLSLSMCAVSQIHSDIGGYTTLAKNVPEMIRTVRTKELFMRWTELSVFEPVMRTHEGNWPDENWQFDSDEETIKHFVEMTDLHVKLKNYFLACLKEYQQKGLPLFRPLFLHYPHEERCWTEQYEFLFGRDILVAPVLKPNVDRWQVYLPQDEWIHYWSGKLLRGGVHEVEAPIGRPPFFIRAGSEMKW, encoded by the coding sequence ATGAACATCGAGACTTCGAGCGCCGGCTTTCGCGCAAAATACAAAGACCTGATGCTTGAACACACTTTCGAAAGGCCCCTAATCCATTACGGACGCGGAATAGCAACTTACCACATGTCGCACGGGAACTTCAGAATAGAAGACGAACTGTTCTGCAAGTACCCTGCAAAACGTTTCAGTGTGAACGAAAACGTTGTATTGTTTGATGAAACGATAAAAATGAGTCTCACAGAGAAAGACGGAAAATTACACGTGAGATTCGAACCACTCCGGAACGATTTCAACAGGCTCTGGTTCAGATTGCCCGCGTCGGAGAACGAGTTCGTTTACGGTTGTGGGGAGCAGTATTCTCACTTCAACCTCAGGGGCAGGAAACTACCCATCTGGGTTTCGGAACAGGGAGTGGGACGCAACAAAAAGGACCTGATCACACTGTTTGTGGACTGGGCTTACGATGCTGGGGGAGATTGGTACACGACCTATTATCCACAGCCAGTGTTCGTCAGTTCAAAGGGCTATTTCTGCATCGTGAACGGTTCTTCGTACATGGAGTTCGATTTCAGAAAACCGGACGTTTTTGAAGTATGCGTCTGGCAGATGCCGATCGAGATCATCCTTTACAGAAGCGATGACTGGTCGGGCCTCTTTGGAAAATTGAGCGAGCTTTTGGGAACACAGCCCGTCCTGCCAGAATGGGTCCTGGATGGCGCGATACTCGGCATTCAGGGCGGAACGAAAACGATGCTCGAAAAGATCGAGAAGATGTCAAAGAACGGTTTGAAGATAGCCGGCGTGTGGATCCAGGACTGGGAAGGAAAACGTGTGACGAGCTTTGGAAAACAATTGATGTGGAACTGGGTTTACTCTGAAGAGCTGTATCCGAACCTGTCGAAAACCATAGAGGATCTGCACTCACAAAGAATCAGGGTGCTGGGCTACATCAATCCCTTTCTTGCACTCGAAGGATCACTTTACAGGGAAGCTTCAGAGAAGAACTATCTGGTGAAAAGATCGAACGGACAGGAATATCACATCGTTGTGACGACCTTCCCGGCGGCGATCGTCGATGTGACGAAGCCTGAAGCGTTCGAGTGGCTCAAAGGTATCATCAAATCGAATATGATCGGAATAGGTCTGTCCGGCTGGATGGCAGACTATGGAGAATACCTCCCCACCGACGCCGTCCTGTCCAGCGGTGAGCCGGCGGAGACGTTCCACAATAGGTTCCCCGTGGAATGGGCGAGGTTGAATTATGAGGCTGTGAAAGAGAGCGAAAGATCCGATCTGGTCTTCTTCATGCGCTCAGGTTATTTGAACAGCTCCAGGTTCACCCCACTCTACTGGCACGGAGATCAGCTGGTCAATTGGTCCGTGGACGATGGTATAGCTTCCGTGATACCTGCAAAGCTGTCGCTTTCCATGTGCGCAGTTTCTCAGATACATTCCGACATAGGCGGTTACACCACGCTCGCAAAGAACGTTCCAGAAATGATCAGGACGGTCAGAACGAAAGAACTGTTCATGAGGTGGACCGAGCTGAGCGTGTTCGAACCCGTCATGAGGACGCATGAAGGTAACTGGCCGGACGAGAACTGGCAGTTCGATTCCGACGAAGAAACGATAAAACATTTCGTCGAGATGACGGATCTTCATGTGAAATTGAAAAATTATTTCCTCGCGTGCTTGAAGGAATACCAGCAAAAAGGATTGCCACTCTTCAGGCCTCTGTTTCTCCACTATCCACACGAAGAGAGGTGCTGGACGGAACAGTACGAATTTTTGTTCGGCAGGGACATCCTTGTGGCGCCCGTGCTCAAACCGAACGTGGATAGATGGCAGGTCTATCTCCCGCAGGACGAATGGATACATTACTGGAGCGGTAAGCTGCTGCGCGGTGGCGTGCACGAAGTCGAAGCGCCGATCGGTCGACCACCGTTCTTCATTAGGGCAGGGAGTGAGATGAAGTGGTGA
- a CDS encoding LacI family DNA-binding transcriptional regulator, translated as MRKAKRPTIKDIASLSGYSINTVSRALRGRGYVSAEAKQKILQIAEKIGYYKDKTALSLRNRQTKIIGVVIVDNSNPFYADVLRGIEEVAYAESYETILVNSYRDPEREKAALIRLIERRVDGLIITSTQQNWDFLLWVRNTGINVVLVGSHHEGLLSVRPDDIKAGYLAAEHLVQMGHRKIVMLNSLPHKFTSQMRLKGFLNGVGDEAQVRVINSAEGFENAYRAFEDFLKNLWNGETAVFCYNDIFAYAVIKCLNDRGLRVPEDMSVVGVDDLVFSSIVSPPLTTVRIDRFQLGRTAFQGVLGKLDREETIVDVELIVRNSVKHIG; from the coding sequence ATGAGAAAAGCGAAGAGACCCACGATCAAGGATATCGCATCGCTCAGTGGTTATTCCATAAACACCGTGTCGAGGGCACTGCGAGGAAGAGGCTACGTGAGTGCGGAGGCGAAGCAGAAGATTTTGCAGATCGCCGAGAAGATAGGTTATTACAAGGACAAGACGGCGCTCTCTTTGAGGAACCGTCAGACCAAGATCATAGGTGTCGTGATAGTCGACAATTCGAACCCGTTCTACGCAGACGTGTTGAGAGGCATAGAGGAAGTCGCGTACGCGGAAAGTTACGAAACGATCCTGGTCAACAGCTACCGCGATCCGGAGAGGGAGAAAGCTGCGCTCATAAGGTTGATCGAACGGCGTGTCGATGGTTTGATAATCACCTCGACGCAGCAGAACTGGGACTTTCTGCTCTGGGTTCGAAACACAGGAATAAACGTGGTCCTGGTTGGTTCACACCATGAAGGCTTGCTCTCCGTCCGGCCGGACGACATCAAGGCAGGTTATCTGGCTGCAGAACATCTGGTGCAGATGGGTCACAGAAAGATCGTGATGCTGAACTCCCTGCCGCACAAGTTCACATCGCAGATGAGGTTGAAAGGTTTTTTGAACGGCGTGGGCGATGAGGCACAGGTCCGCGTGATAAACTCCGCGGAGGGTTTCGAGAACGCCTATCGAGCGTTCGAAGATTTCCTGAAAAACCTGTGGAATGGAGAAACGGCGGTGTTCTGCTACAATGACATCTTCGCCTACGCGGTCATAAAGTGTCTGAACGATCGAGGGCTCCGAGTTCCAGAAGATATGAGCGTTGTTGGGGTGGACGATCTGGTCTTTTCGTCGATCGTTTCACCCCCGTTGACCACCGTGAGGATAGACAGGTTTCAGCTCGGTAGAACCGCGTTCCAGGGTGTTCTCGGCAAGCTAGACCGGGAAGAAACGATCGTTGATGTTGAGCTGATTGTACGCAACAGTGTGAAGCACATCGGTTGA
- a CDS encoding MBL fold metallo-hydrolase, with protein sequence MKKDEYSFTQVEPGVWHIVDYRKDSMYLVEGEREALLIDTGMGEGDLKALVNSITKKPTSVVITHAHWDHIMQADQFEKVYLNHRDLPIIELFKLKVPVQRFMDVSEGCVFNLGGRFLEVVEVPGHTPGSIVLIDRQSKLLFSGDAIGAGHTWMHLPGCLPLAVYLESLERLLQIDGFEKIYHGHLAESKVFDVQHLKDLIEAVRLVTEGKLVGQPYSFGNFEGLYVTHRSAVLVYDPNNVR encoded by the coding sequence ATGAAGAAAGACGAATATTCCTTCACACAAGTTGAACCAGGTGTTTGGCACATCGTCGATTACAGGAAAGACAGTATGTACTTAGTCGAAGGAGAACGTGAAGCGCTCCTGATCGATACCGGCATGGGTGAAGGGGACTTGAAGGCTCTCGTGAACTCGATCACGAAGAAACCCACTTCTGTAGTGATCACCCACGCGCACTGGGACCACATCATGCAAGCGGATCAGTTCGAGAAGGTTTACCTCAACCACAGAGACCTTCCCATAATAGAATTGTTCAAGTTGAAAGTGCCAGTGCAAAGGTTCATGGACGTGAGCGAAGGCTGTGTCTTCAATCTCGGTGGGAGGTTTCTGGAGGTCGTCGAGGTTCCCGGTCACACACCCGGCTCCATAGTGCTGATAGACAGACAAAGCAAGCTTTTGTTCAGTGGGGATGCGATCGGCGCGGGACACACGTGGATGCACCTTCCAGGCTGCCTGCCACTCGCAGTTTATCTTGAGAGTCTCGAGAGGCTTTTGCAGATCGATGGCTTTGAGAAGATATACCACGGCCATCTTGCCGAGTCGAAGGTTTTCGATGTTCAGCACCTCAAAGACCTGATCGAGGCGGTTCGGCTGGTCACCGAAGGAAAGCTGGTGGGTCAACCTTACAGCTTTGGCAACTTCGAAGGGCTCTACGTCACCCACCGCTCTGCGGTGCTGGTGTACGATCCAAACAACGTGAGGTGA